A stretch of Rhizobium sp. TH2 DNA encodes these proteins:
- a CDS encoding cytochrome P450 — translation MSRRIIGPMPEIRKTRPSPLTRIIKGRHSSLDVLFEKSYSMKMGEFTGARRRFYFLTQPDIVNRILGEDVALYPKSDLMGTILYQILGNGVFVSNGEVWKRQRRMMNPAFEFARISEVFPLMMQAAEDMKKRLDAVADGREVSIDFEMTHVTADIIFRTIFSEPIPPEDAESIFTAFNNYQELAYIHGVWNMAGLPQALSIPRLRAIRHARNIRGPLARMVRKRFELLETNPETRPQDILQSLIEARDGDGSKFTEKELIDQIAVMFLAGHETSASALSWALYLIASDRDVQDRMHAETELAFGQEGGLQPRHFKFLKLTRDVFRETLRLYPPVSFVPRDITVPETMRDKKLKKGSAIFISLWLLHRHREIWKNPDMFDPDRFSRDDEKDAIRSAYMPFSQGPRVCLGASFALQEAAIILAMIMRHYDIQPVEGHVPRPVARLTLRSENGIRLRLTKRS, via the coding sequence ATGAGCCGCCGCATCATCGGCCCGATGCCGGAGATCAGGAAGACGCGGCCCTCGCCGCTCACCCGCATCATCAAGGGGCGGCACTCCTCGCTCGACGTTCTCTTCGAGAAGAGCTATTCGATGAAGATGGGCGAATTCACCGGCGCCCGCCGCAGGTTCTATTTCCTCACGCAGCCGGATATCGTCAACCGCATCCTCGGCGAGGACGTGGCGCTCTACCCCAAGAGCGACCTGATGGGGACGATCCTCTACCAGATCCTCGGCAACGGCGTGTTCGTCTCGAACGGCGAGGTGTGGAAGCGCCAGCGCCGGATGATGAACCCGGCCTTCGAATTCGCCCGCATCTCTGAAGTCTTCCCGCTGATGATGCAGGCGGCCGAAGACATGAAAAAGCGGCTCGATGCGGTCGCCGACGGCCGCGAGGTCTCGATCGATTTCGAGATGACGCATGTGACGGCCGATATCATCTTCCGGACAATCTTCTCCGAGCCGATCCCGCCCGAGGACGCGGAGTCGATCTTCACCGCCTTCAACAACTACCAGGAACTCGCCTATATCCACGGTGTGTGGAACATGGCGGGCTTGCCCCAGGCGCTCTCCATTCCAAGGCTGCGCGCTATCCGCCATGCACGCAACATCAGGGGCCCGCTGGCGCGAATGGTGCGCAAGCGCTTCGAACTGCTGGAGACCAACCCCGAGACCAGGCCGCAGGATATCCTGCAGTCGCTGATCGAGGCACGCGATGGCGACGGTTCGAAATTCACCGAGAAGGAACTGATCGACCAGATCGCGGTGATGTTCCTCGCCGGTCATGAGACATCGGCGAGCGCGCTGTCCTGGGCGCTCTACCTGATCGCCAGTGACCGCGATGTGCAGGACCGCATGCATGCCGAGACCGAACTCGCCTTCGGGCAGGAAGGCGGGCTGCAACCCCGCCACTTCAAGTTCCTCAAGCTGACGCGCGATGTGTTCCGCGAGACGCTTCGGCTCTATCCGCCCGTTTCCTTCGTGCCGCGCGACATCACCGTGCCCGAGACGATGCGCGACAAGAAGCTGAAGAAGGGCTCGGCGATCTTCATCTCGCTCTGGCTGCTGCACCGTCATCGCGAGATCTGGAAGAACCCGGACATGTTCGATCCCGACCGCTTTTCGCGCGATGACGAGAAGGATGCGATCCGCTCGGCCTACATGCCCTTCAGCCAGGGGCCGCGCGTCTGCCTCGGTGCATCCTTCGCGCTCCAGGAGGCTGCGATCATCCTGGCGATGATCATGCGGCATTACGATATCCAACCCGTCGAGGGCCACGTGCCGCGCCCGGTCGCGCGGTTGACGCTCAGGTCCGAAAACGGAATTCGGCTAAGACTAACAAAACGCTCGTGA
- the xseA gene encoding exodeoxyribonuclease VII large subunit — protein sequence MTFFENDSPSNLIEYTVTELSGSIKRTMEQAFDQVRVRGEISGYRGPHSSGHAYFALKDDRARLEAVIWKGSFSKLKTRPEEGMEVIATGKITTFPGSSKYQIVIESLEPAGVGALMALIEERKRKLQSEGLFDAARKQLLPFMPMVIGVVTSPTGAVIRDILHRISDRFPLHVIVWPVKVQGEGSGAEVANAIRGFNEFEPGGPIARPDVLIVARGGGSLEDLWSFNDEIVVRAAASSEIPLISAVGHETDWTLIDYASDQRAPTPTGAAEMAVPVRADLEAQIANLAARLSRAMSRQMDTRRREVRDLIRALPSLDQILALPRRRFDEAASRLGRGLEMTTVTKRRAFERVSANLRPAILSTRIAEQRQKLGERMTRAERVIERMFDRQKARIARADAVLAGFPARLHTHSERQKDRLGNAARRGDSAVANLLARHRQTLLAQDRILQSLSYKNVLKRGYAVIRGDDERVLSSAAMISEGDALSIEFADGAVKAVAGENASAIASPAKKRSAQKPAPEKGNQGSLF from the coding sequence ATGACCTTCTTCGAGAATGATTCGCCGTCAAACCTCATCGAATATACGGTGACCGAGCTCTCCGGCTCGATCAAACGCACCATGGAACAGGCCTTCGACCAGGTGCGGGTGCGCGGCGAGATTTCCGGCTATCGCGGCCCGCATTCTTCGGGCCATGCCTACTTCGCGCTCAAGGACGATCGCGCGCGGCTGGAAGCCGTGATCTGGAAGGGATCGTTTTCCAAGCTGAAGACGCGGCCCGAAGAGGGCATGGAGGTGATCGCCACGGGCAAGATCACCACCTTCCCCGGCTCGTCCAAATACCAGATCGTGATCGAGAGCCTGGAGCCCGCCGGCGTCGGCGCGCTGATGGCGCTGATCGAGGAGCGCAAGCGCAAGCTCCAGTCCGAAGGCCTGTTCGACGCCGCGCGCAAACAATTGCTGCCCTTCATGCCGATGGTGATCGGCGTCGTGACCTCGCCGACCGGCGCCGTCATCCGCGATATCCTGCACCGCATCTCGGACCGCTTCCCGTTGCACGTCATCGTCTGGCCGGTGAAGGTGCAGGGCGAAGGCTCGGGCGCGGAGGTCGCCAACGCCATCCGCGGTTTCAACGAGTTCGAACCCGGCGGGCCGATCGCCCGGCCCGATGTGCTGATCGTGGCGCGCGGTGGCGGCAGCCTTGAGGATCTCTGGTCGTTCAACGACGAGATCGTGGTGCGCGCCGCGGCCAGCTCGGAAATCCCGCTGATCTCCGCCGTCGGCCACGAGACCGACTGGACCTTGATCGACTATGCGAGCGACCAGCGCGCGCCCACCCCAACCGGGGCCGCCGAAATGGCCGTACCGGTCAGGGCCGACCTCGAAGCCCAGATCGCCAATCTCGCCGCTCGTCTCTCCCGCGCCATGAGCCGCCAGATGGATACGCGCCGCCGCGAGGTTCGCGACCTTATCCGCGCGCTCCCCTCGCTCGACCAGATCCTCGCGCTCCCCCGCCGCCGCTTCGACGAGGCCGCGTCCCGTCTTGGCCGCGGGCTGGAAATGACCACGGTCACCAAGCGCCGCGCCTTCGAGCGTGTCTCGGCCAATCTCCGCCCCGCCATCCTCTCGACCCGCATCGCCGAGCAACGCCAGAAGCTCGGCGAGCGGATGACCCGTGCCGAACGCGTTATCGAGCGCATGTTCGACCGCCAGAAGGCCCGCATCGCCAGGGCCGATGCGGTGCTCGCGGGATTCCCGGCACGTCTGCACACCCACTCCGAACGCCAAAAAGACAGACTCGGCAATGCCGCAAGGCGCGGCGATTCCGCCGTCGCCAATCTGCTCGCGCGGCACCGGCAGACGCTCTTGGCGCAGGACCGCATCCTGCAATCGCTGTCGTACAAGAATGTGCTGAAGCGTGGCTATGCGGTGATTCGTGGCGATGACGAGAGGGTCCTGTCTTCCGCCGCGATGATTTCGGAGGGCGATGCGCTGTCGATCGAATTCGCCGATGGCGCGGTCAAGGCCGTCGCGGGAGAGAACGCCTCGGCAATTGCTTCGCCGGCTAAGAAGCGATCTGCGCAAAAGCCGGCGCCCGAAAAGGGTAATCAGGGGAGCCTGTTCTGA
- a CDS encoding PilZ domain-containing protein, protein MMNAHNSIVLEDEQRHFRRRQVRLDAMLSCMRSGLRGYISQSAMVLNLSEGGCMVSCASTDGLTNDLHIVIAGLPAKIGCTVVGRTAVRLNLQFTEMLPPHEIDRLAARRF, encoded by the coding sequence ATGATGAATGCCCACAACAGCATCGTGCTGGAAGACGAGCAGCGGCACTTTCGCCGCAGGCAGGTCCGGCTGGATGCGATGCTCTCGTGCATGCGCAGCGGCCTGCGCGGCTATATCTCCCAGTCGGCCATGGTGCTCAACCTCTCGGAAGGCGGCTGCATGGTCTCATGCGCCTCGACGGACGGGCTGACCAACGACCTTCATATCGTCATCGCCGGGCTTCCCGCCAAGATCGGGTGTACGGTGGTGGGCCGGACGGCGGTGCGGCTCAACCTGCAATTCACCGAAATGCTGCCGCCACACGAGATCGACAGGCTGGCCGCAAGGCGCTTCTGA
- a CDS encoding alpha/beta fold hydrolase, whose translation MIRGDMQETETQPFRRQVFFISGYDPRGALFLHKNCVTETDKWSETSGYPVKTGPRKNIGKLVRRWVITSDIPGGPAETNFDFLQWDDIIRAHWDKRNWLVYLQGIGVLWRLFLDGVFTRTIRDSWPISTVMVAPAATAILHGLGVLLPLIGLIGLYFFPGIIGKVIALALIGIGAYAFWWIRKNMDRYRPEWNGRIGVFANKMAISRDSVPGLDERLNQMADHIVASIEEGKPDEALIIGHSFGTTLATIVAARVLERRPEWGGKDSPLGFVTLGQTQSLLSFRKKHGWYHEELSRFAKFPDFNWLDFSSPPDGACFALINVLDFLPNPPKSMPKMLNAQFHKIHTEEHMNEARYFRMLMHFFYLHANGHPQIGTDLYDFVLLIAGNQSARQRYAARQSGKPYFKKEK comes from the coding sequence ATGATCCGGGGTGACATGCAGGAAACCGAAACCCAACCGTTCCGCCGCCAGGTGTTCTTCATCAGCGGCTACGATCCGCGTGGCGCGCTCTTCCTGCACAAGAACTGCGTCACCGAGACCGACAAGTGGAGCGAGACCAGCGGCTATCCCGTCAAGACCGGTCCGCGCAAGAATATCGGCAAACTGGTTCGGCGCTGGGTGATTACCTCGGATATTCCGGGCGGTCCGGCCGAGACGAATTTCGATTTCCTGCAATGGGACGACATCATCCGCGCCCATTGGGACAAGCGTAACTGGCTGGTCTATCTCCAGGGAATCGGGGTGCTGTGGCGGCTTTTCCTAGATGGGGTCTTTACCCGTACGATCCGCGATTCCTGGCCGATTTCCACTGTGATGGTCGCACCTGCCGCGACCGCCATCCTGCATGGCCTCGGCGTGCTGCTGCCGTTGATCGGGCTCATCGGCCTTTATTTCTTCCCCGGCATCATCGGCAAGGTCATCGCGCTGGCGCTGATCGGCATCGGCGCCTATGCGTTCTGGTGGATCCGCAAGAACATGGATCGTTACCGGCCGGAATGGAACGGGCGGATCGGCGTGTTTGCCAACAAGATGGCGATCTCGCGCGATAGTGTGCCCGGTCTCGACGAACGGCTCAACCAGATGGCCGACCATATCGTGGCGTCGATCGAGGAGGGCAAGCCGGATGAGGCGCTGATCATCGGCCACAGTTTCGGCACCACGCTTGCCACCATCGTTGCCGCGCGCGTGCTGGAACGGCGGCCGGAATGGGGGGGCAAGGATTCCCCGCTCGGATTTGTCACGCTTGGCCAGACCCAATCGCTGCTGTCGTTCCGGAAGAAGCACGGCTGGTACCACGAGGAGCTGTCGCGCTTCGCGAAATTCCCGGATTTCAATTGGCTGGATTTCTCTTCGCCGCCGGATGGCGCCTGCTTCGCGCTGATCAACGTGCTGGATTTCCTGCCGAATCCGCCGAAGAGCATGCCGAAGATGCTGAACGCCCAGTTTCATAAGATCCACACCGAGGAGCATATGAACGAGGCGCGCTATTTCCGCATGCTGATGCATTTCTTCTATCTGCATGCCAATGGACATCCGCAGATCGGCACCGATCTCTACGATTTCGTGCTGCTGATTGCGGGAAATCAAAGCGCGCGTCAGCGCTACGCCGCAAGACAGTCTGGCAAGCCGTATTTCAAGAAGGAAAAGTGA